From a region of the Brevibacterium siliguriense genome:
- a CDS encoding GNAT family N-acetyltransferase has product MPIRELYDGDDLRLNEVFADATTPAGHMARSLFRPSSDSPLIRSVIAEVVPDVPVGAAAIAESPLHPYRAWVHVEVAAEEQGHGQGRELFEAVCAETRGTALEGLDLRARVQAGSAGEGFAQALGFTPLTTTRVIKVPAGALPPAGGGRAEDLEIVATGSVKLTKAFLAWYTAVNRDDAVGPLTIGQVNSAFLSEAAGAHGAALLGGAAGTAEAGGLSAFAVSYAREADEAAGVLPSAGEPGAGAGVGDGTAVVDQVHEEPPTELILGSMFETRDDAAETGGEDFAAAVADAELLLARLSVDADVVIEVTSGMSVVSALADRLLESGTATELYRYETLSGPPADVS; this is encoded by the coding sequence ATGCCGATTCGAGAGCTGTACGACGGTGACGATCTGCGCCTCAATGAGGTGTTCGCCGATGCGACCACCCCGGCCGGTCATATGGCCAGGTCCCTGTTCCGTCCGTCCTCCGATTCGCCGCTGATCCGCTCCGTCATCGCCGAGGTGGTCCCCGACGTTCCCGTCGGAGCCGCCGCGATCGCCGAATCTCCGCTTCACCCCTACCGTGCGTGGGTCCACGTCGAGGTCGCCGCCGAGGAGCAGGGCCATGGTCAGGGGCGTGAGCTCTTCGAGGCAGTGTGCGCGGAGACCCGGGGAACCGCGCTCGAGGGCCTTGATCTGCGTGCCCGTGTGCAGGCCGGAAGCGCGGGCGAAGGCTTCGCTCAGGCGCTCGGCTTCACCCCGCTGACGACGACCCGTGTGATCAAAGTGCCTGCCGGTGCACTGCCACCGGCCGGTGGTGGTCGGGCCGAGGACCTCGAGATCGTGGCGACGGGTTCGGTGAAGCTGACGAAGGCGTTCCTCGCCTGGTACACCGCCGTCAACCGCGACGATGCCGTCGGTCCGCTGACCATCGGACAGGTGAACAGCGCTTTCCTCTCCGAGGCAGCCGGTGCTCACGGTGCCGCGCTGCTAGGTGGTGCGGCCGGGACCGCTGAGGCGGGTGGGCTCAGTGCCTTCGCCGTGTCCTATGCGCGGGAAGCCGATGAGGCTGCCGGAGTTCTGCCCTCAGCCGGTGAGCCGGGAGCCGGCGCCGGTGTCGGGGACGGGACCGCTGTCGTCGATCAGGTCCACGAGGAACCGCCGACTGAGCTCATTCTCGGATCCATGTTCGAGACCCGTGATGATGCCGCCGAGACAGGCGGCGAGGACTTCGCTGCGGCTGTCGCCGATGCCGAACTTCTGCTGGCGCGGCTGTCGGTCGACGCCGATGTCGTCATCGAGGTCACGAGCGGAATGTCCGTAGTCTCGGCACTCGCCGACCGTCTGCTCGAGTCCGGGACCGCGACCGAGCTCTACCGTTATGAGACTCTCTCAGGACCTCCTGCCGACGTGAGCTGA